In one Legionella clemsonensis genomic region, the following are encoded:
- the sdhA gene encoding succinate dehydrogenase flavoprotein subunit, which translates to MAIARNKFDAVIIGAGGAGMRAALQLANSGLKVALLSKVFPTRSHTVSAQGGITAALGNADEDDWRWHMYDTVKGADYIGDQDSIEYLCKTGPEAVYELEHMGLPFSRMDNGKIYQRPFGGQSKNFGGEQAARTCAAADRTGHALLHTLYQQNLRAKTHVFSEWYALDLVKDAHGRIAGVTAMCIESGEIVFYQTRVCILATGGAGRIYQSTTNAHINTGDGFGMALRAGLALQDMEMWQFHPTGIAGAGVLVTEGCRGEGGYLINKDGERFMERYAPRVKDLASRDVVARSMALEIRAGKGFDPKGVDYVKLKLDHLGADLIKSRLPGIRELSMKFAGVDPIVEPIPVVPTCHYSMGGIPTNMHGQVLTKKNGAEHIVEGLYAVGECACVSVHGANRLGGNSLLDLVVFGRAAGLHVEELWQSNQLPDMPYITDEDVEASLTRYYRWENSTEGESPTVIREEMQRVMQEDFGVFRTGEVMANGLHRLEALRERLNNAMLSDKSKIFNTERIAALELDNLMATACATAHSALSRTESRGAHSREDYPNRDDANWIKHTLYFELGDIIDFRPVNTSPKYVKAFEPKERVY; encoded by the coding sequence ATGGCAATTGCACGTAATAAGTTTGATGCAGTAATTATTGGTGCAGGTGGCGCTGGAATGCGTGCTGCATTGCAATTAGCCAATTCAGGTTTAAAGGTTGCATTATTATCCAAAGTTTTTCCAACACGCTCACATACGGTGTCAGCACAGGGTGGTATTACGGCAGCTTTGGGAAATGCTGATGAAGATGATTGGCGTTGGCATATGTATGATACGGTTAAGGGTGCTGATTATATTGGTGATCAAGATAGTATTGAATATTTATGTAAAACTGGTCCTGAAGCCGTTTATGAGCTTGAGCACATGGGGCTTCCTTTTTCGCGCATGGACAACGGCAAAATTTACCAGCGTCCTTTCGGTGGCCAATCCAAAAATTTTGGTGGTGAGCAGGCAGCGCGTACCTGTGCTGCAGCCGATAGAACAGGCCATGCTTTATTACATACTCTTTATCAGCAAAATCTAAGAGCGAAAACCCATGTATTTAGTGAGTGGTATGCGCTTGATTTAGTTAAAGATGCTCACGGCCGCATTGCCGGTGTTACAGCCATGTGCATTGAGAGTGGAGAAATTGTTTTTTATCAAACTCGAGTCTGTATTCTTGCCACAGGTGGTGCTGGCCGGATTTATCAATCTACCACCAATGCACATATTAATACCGGTGACGGATTTGGTATGGCCTTGCGCGCAGGCCTTGCGCTGCAAGACATGGAAATGTGGCAATTTCATCCTACAGGAATTGCAGGAGCCGGTGTTTTAGTCACAGAAGGTTGTCGTGGCGAAGGTGGTTATTTAATTAATAAAGACGGTGAACGCTTTATGGAGCGGTATGCACCGCGAGTTAAAGACTTAGCATCTCGTGATGTCGTTGCACGCTCTATGGCGCTGGAAATTCGCGCAGGAAAAGGATTTGATCCTAAAGGCGTGGATTATGTTAAATTAAAGCTGGATCATTTAGGAGCTGATTTGATCAAATCACGGCTGCCTGGAATTCGCGAGCTATCCATGAAGTTTGCTGGTGTAGACCCCATCGTCGAACCTATTCCTGTTGTGCCTACCTGCCATTACAGTATGGGAGGAATTCCGACCAATATGCATGGGCAGGTTCTCACCAAAAAGAATGGCGCCGAACATATTGTTGAGGGTCTTTATGCTGTCGGAGAGTGTGCCTGTGTTTCTGTTCATGGTGCTAACCGTTTGGGTGGAAATTCTCTTCTTGACCTTGTTGTCTTTGGTCGAGCTGCAGGTCTCCATGTTGAAGAGCTATGGCAGTCCAATCAGTTGCCCGATATGCCTTATATTACTGATGAAGATGTGGAGGCTTCTTTGACACGCTATTATCGTTGGGAAAATTCAACTGAAGGAGAAAGTCCAACGGTTATTCGTGAAGAAATGCAACGTGTTATGCAGGAGGACTTTGGAGTTTTCCGTACAGGTGAGGTCATGGCAAATGGTCTTCATCGCCTGGAAGCACTACGTGAACGTTTAAATAACGCGATGCTGAGTGATAAAAGTAAAATTTTTAACACAGAACGAATTGCTGCCCTGGAGCTGGATAATTTAATGGCCACTGCTTGTGCGACAGCACATTCAGCCCTTTCTCGTACAGAGAGTCGTGGTGCGCACAGTCGAGAAGATTATCCCAATCGTGATGATGCAAACTGGATTAAGCACACACTGTATTTCGAGCTAGGTGATATTATTGATTTCCGGCCTGTGAATACATCACCTAAATATGTGAAGGCATTTGAGCCTAAAGAACGCGTTTACTAG
- a CDS encoding succinate dehydrogenase iron-sulfur subunit, with protein sequence MADIRNLSLSIYRYNPEANIEPYMQNYEIAIPAKSDPMLLTLLERIKAEQDPTLAYRRSCREGVCGSDGMNINGTNGLACVTSLSQLKTEKIVIRPLPGFPVVRDLVVDLTQFYQQYERIEPYLQNETVAPARERLQSPAERAQLDGLYECILCACCTSSCPSFWWNPDKFVGPAGLLQARRFLADSRDTATQHRLDKLQDPFSVFRCRSIMNCANVCPKGLNPTQAIADIRKQMLTQET encoded by the coding sequence GTGGCTGACATAAGAAATCTGAGCCTGTCTATTTATCGATATAATCCAGAGGCAAATATTGAGCCTTATATGCAGAATTATGAGATAGCAATCCCGGCCAAAAGTGATCCCATGCTCTTAACCTTGCTTGAACGGATTAAGGCCGAGCAAGATCCTACTTTAGCCTACAGACGTTCTTGCCGTGAAGGAGTATGTGGCTCTGATGGTATGAACATTAATGGTACGAATGGTTTGGCCTGCGTCACTTCTCTTTCACAGCTAAAAACGGAAAAAATTGTGATCCGGCCACTGCCGGGATTTCCAGTGGTGCGAGATTTGGTGGTGGACTTAACCCAATTTTACCAGCAATATGAGCGCATAGAACCTTATTTACAAAATGAGACAGTTGCACCTGCTCGTGAGCGTCTGCAATCTCCTGCAGAACGAGCTCAACTTGATGGCTTGTATGAATGTATTTTATGTGCTTGCTGTACTAGCTCTTGTCCTTCATTCTGGTGGAATCCGGATAAATTTGTAGGACCAGCCGGCCTTTTGCAAGCGCGACGCTTCCTGGCAGATAGCAGGGATACAGCTACACAACACCGTTTGGATAAATTACAGGATCCATTCAGTGTATTTCGTTGTCGCTCAATTATGAATTGTGCGAATGTTTGCCCGAAGGGACTCAATCCGACACAAGCAATTGCCGATATTCGCAAGCAAATGCTGACTCAAGAGACTTGA
- the sdhD gene encoding succinate dehydrogenase, hydrophobic membrane anchor protein, giving the protein MVTNITSLTGNGLKDWLIQRVTSVYFAFYSLFLLGYLLFHPQLNYAQWHSLFHHLGFKVASLIALFAISLHAWVGIWTVTTDYIKCTAIRLTVQMGVLLWLLGQFVWGLIILWGQ; this is encoded by the coding sequence ATGGTAACCAATATTACAAGTTTAACTGGGAATGGTTTAAAGGATTGGTTAATTCAGCGAGTTACCTCCGTTTATTTTGCCTTTTACTCCCTGTTTTTGCTGGGCTATTTGCTTTTTCATCCACAGCTAAATTATGCACAATGGCACAGCCTGTTTCATCACCTTGGCTTTAAAGTGGCAAGCCTCATTGCTTTATTTGCCATTTCCTTGCACGCTTGGGTAGGAATTTGGACTGTAACCACTGACTACATTAAATGTACAGCGATAAGACTCACCGTGCAGATGGGTGTTCTTTTGTGGCTGCTGGGCCAATTTGTTTGGGGCTTAATAATTTTGTGGGGGCAATAA